The nucleotide sequence AAGGGGGGTTAGTTTGATTAGGCAAGGGTGGGGTGTCGCGCCCACATGAGAGAGAGGGGCAATTCGGCTTGATAGGGGGCTTATTGTTATATGGTTCGGttggatttttttgattattttttattaaaataatcaaattaaaccaaataatcgatgttttaaaaaaaaaaataactaaaccgAATGGCTCCTTCTGAAAAATCGTATCCAACATATCAAATTTGTCGGTTCAATTCGATTAGTTCGATTTAACTAAACTTTTGCTCATCTAATTATAGTAGGTGAATTGATTAGATTCAGTTTGTCTTGCGATTAAATCAGTTTTAAGCCAAAATTTATAGAGCCAACCAGCGCAATTATAGACTGTTCATGAATAAACTAGAATGAAATTATGCAAACACGAACTAGTCTCACAACCGACCACCAGTGACTCAATAATAGATGAACTTCACAATCTCCATATATTTCGGTTAAAAAGTAACATATCAAGTAACAACTAAGCTTTTTACTCGAAAGTAAATGCGGTGAAACATTACCAAGCCTTTAGAACTTGAACAAGACTACTACAGAGACAAGTGATACGATCACACAGCCCTCAACACCGAGAAAACAGCATCACAGCTTCTTAAATGAAGCACTCACTCACCAGCTAAAACAGAGCaacaaaatttttgcttttctttttcctctacCCCTCTAAATATTCATTCACTCAGCAGTAGTACCACTTAACAACAATGATACATATCAGTCCGGTCGTAGCAAATCCAATAGAAAATGCAGAGAGAAGAAGCACCACCTTGGATTGCATTGCATTATTTAGCTTGGCTTCATTCATCTCAGTACCTGTAGCGAGGGGGCTTGTACGGACCTTCAACCGGGACACTAATATAAGCAGCCTGCTCCGGAGTGAGCTTCGTCAGCTTAGCTCCCAGTTTCCCAAGATGAAGGGCCGCCACCTTCTCATCCAAGTGCTTGGGAAGGACGTACACCTTCTTCTCATACTTGCCACTTGCCCTCTCGTTCCAGAGCTCAAGCTGAGCAATCACCTGGTTCGTGAACGAGCACGACATGACAAAGCTGGGATGCCCGGTTGCACATCCCAGATTCATCAACCGCCCCTCAGCCAGGACGATGATGCCGGTCTGGGTTTCAGGGAATACCCACCGGTCAGTTTGGGGCTTGATGGTGATTCGTTTTACACCCGGGTAAGTTTCAAGTCCATGCATGTCAATCTCGTTGTCAAAATGGCCGATGTTACAAACAATTGCATTGTTTTTCATCTGCTTCATGTGATGAACCATGATGATGTCTTTGTTTCCGGTGGTGGTCACGAAGATGTCAGCTTCTGATACAACATCTTCCAAGGTTAGGACTGGGATGCCTTCCATCAGCGCTTGAAGAGCACAGATTGGATCAATTTCAGTCACAATTACTCGGGCACCCGCACATTTGAGAGCAGCAGCACAGCCCTTGCCGACATCTCCATACCCACAGACAACAGCAACTTTACCAGCAATCATAACATCAGTGGCTCTCATCAGACCATCAGGAAGGGAGTGTCGGCACCCATACAAATTATCAAACTGCATTAAAACCATCATGTGTGATATCATTATCTGATACAATCTGACCAAGAGTGCATCAAAGCATTCATAATAACAAATGGACAACCCATCACTTCACAATTACGACAAGAATTCAGGTGGTGGCCAAATGTACTAGTTAATGCAAGAGTAAGTAATGCTTTATTCCATTATAACTGAAATGGAAATAAAACATCATCTGATTCCAATTTTTATGATGTTCTAATTTCTACTTTTTCAAACTAGGGGGACTTCCAGGATAATGACATGATTTACCataatctttatattcaaaacgATGCCAAACAAATGGAGAAGGTACATTCTCCTCCcgatttacaagaaaaaaatgagaagttaAAACTCACAAAAATTACATAGCAATCAAACTAAAGATCTATATTATAAAAAGGGTAACTTAACAAAGGCTACgaagaaaaacaaattttacAGGAAACCAATTTTGTTTCATACCTAGTAGGTTAATAATGAAAACTATACATTTACTAGAGCATCTTAAGTAAAAGTTtagatataaacaaaaaaaatagtctACATATGGTGTATATATACTGGGAAAAAGCCTACAATCGAGCCCTACAGAAATCTTGTGAACAATTTTAAGAAGGATGAAGTACAGGTTGCTCATATACAGGTTATTAAAAACATGTATTGCATGAAGGAAACATGTGTTTGCACTTGTGGACAAGATTCCAAGactttcaattatataattgaattacaTTAGAAATCAGCATTTACCCTTTGTACTTTGCTCCAGATTGACGGAAGTGTTCACAAAATACATCTATGAAAACATGTGTTGGTATATATTATTCATATATGGTCGTTTTGGTGAagaagacttgaaaaaaaaaaaaagggaatgaAAACTAAACTCAACCTATGGAATGACACTTGAAATTCCAAAACTTCAAGTTAATCAGATTTAATACGAAATGTGTAGAatgtaatattaataaaaatataaatgtgaaTGACATGATCATAAGACTTAAAAATCAAGTTATCCTTAGAAAAGGTTAGTTTAGATATctcaaataaagtatttaaaCAGAAggaaattattaaatgatagTCACAAAATCAATAAGACAATTAAAGAGAATATGCACACCCAACATTTCATGCAAtcattttaaaactaaaagaaaagtaGAATTATAAGTTATAAGACGAGTTCTGTTGTATGGTCTACAAAGTCGGGCAATTAAACATCAACATTTATGAAATATAAACGCAAGCGAAATGAGAATGCTACAATGAATATGCAACTAtgcaatcaatatatatatatatatatttgtaataagaTTCAAGTGATACTTATTGAGGAAGAAAAAAGTGTatgacaattaaaataatttgaatgatattaacaaaaataaaaaaaaaaacattgtagCAACGTTAACAAAATGCATAAGTACACACTTGTTAGTAGAGTGGAtgatattaacaaaaaaatacattGCAACAATATTATCTAGTCTTGCTAGCTGGGACATACCACAAGGATGCAGAAAATGCCATCGATCAAAATCTAGGGAATGGAcatatttaattacaaaaaaaaaaaaaaattgttttccaaTTTTCCATCCCTAGTTTTGTATTTCAtctccactttttttttttcatagaaCATTTAGAAATAGCATCCAATTGTTGAATACagaactattttcttatttttaagaactaaaaaatgcattcaacacaattaatcaaaaaatgtATTCAATTGTTATAAATGTAACATCATGTTACAAAAATATCTTtatgatattgaaaatattaataatgataTTGTTGTTGCTATAGAATTAATACCATCAATAAATCATTTATGGTATTGCTAATatcataatagaaataataatcattaattctTTTTCACATATCGGTAATATTACCAATGTTatagtattatatattattagtcaaattttctatttatttatggttctaATATTTATAATGCTGATATTGTCAAAACttctaatattaaattattgtttatattaCATATTGTGACCAGAAGAAAGGAAACTAAAGAAAGGAAACGAGACAGAGAGAAACAAAACCTCAGATCTAAAAGTGCAAAGTATACTGATTGTACCTTGCTCTTGGTGACAGAGTCGTTAACATTGATAGCGGGGAACAGGAGAGAGCCATTAGCCTGCATCTGATACAGCCTCTTCACTCCAGTCGTCGTCTCCTCCGAAACCCCAACCAACCTCTCCTTCATCTTGTGGTACCTCTTTCGATCCACCTTAATTGAGTCCCGGATCAGTCCCAGAACTATCTGCAACTCCGCATTGTTAGTCGAATTCGGATCTGGAAGCTTCCCGGTCTTCTCAAACTCCTCCTCGGCCTTCACTCCCTCGTGGATGAGAAGCGTGGCGTCGCCACCGTCGTCGACGATGAGGTCGGGGCCGGATCCGGGGCCCCAGTCCAGAGCTCGCTCGGTGCACCACCAGTACTCCTGGAGAGTCTCCCCCTTCCACGCGAAGACGGCGGCAGAGTCCCTAGCGATGGCGGCGGCGGCGTGGTCCTGCGTGGAGAAGATGTTGCAGGAGCACCAGCGGACCGCGGCGCCCAGGGCAGTGAGAGTCTCAATGAGGACGGCTGTCTGGATTGTCATGTGGAGGGATCCGGTAATTTTGGCGCCCTTGAAAGGCTGCTGCGGGCCGAACTCGACGCGGCAAGCCATGAGCCCCGGCATCTCGACCTCGGCGAGCTCGATCTCGAGGCGGCCGAAGTCCGCCTGAGACATGTCCTTGACCTTGTACTCCCGACCCGACGACGTCTTCTCTACCAGCAGAGCCATTTCCGGCGGCAGCGGCTAGGGTTTTGGGTTGGAAGATATGGATAGACAGTAAGAATCGAAGCCAAGTCAGGAAGTGCAGGACTAATCGATGGGGTTGGTGgcgcatatacatatataggcGTGGTGTCTATGAAACGGCGTCGTTCTAAGTGTTTCCCCAGGCGGCTCTTACTCTGGTCACTGCTGAGCGTTGACGTAAATAATGTAAATAACAGGTAAAATAAAAACTTCAtaccaaataatttttttttttctttttggataaAATCACAAATGTTTGATTTATTATCACATACGAAGTgattaagaaaatttataatttgccACCCGTACAATGAGGAGTcctattaattttattaaaaccTTGTTAGTAATATATTCAtagtttttccttttaaatttgTGAGTTTGAAATTACGGCCGGATGACATAAAAAAATGGTTGCAAGATTGATTcttttttaagagaaataataataataataataataataataataataataataataataataattggaactttttaactatttttatttaaaattatattttttatttgatctgTAGATGAAAACTAAGGTGCACCGTCTAACAATTAAAAGAGTGCTTGATGATGAATGAGAAGTCTTaagtttatcttttttaaatattaattaatgttgtcttttttaaaaaaaaaaattgtatggtCTCTTGCCACACTAACAGTTAAAAGAGTGCTTGAAGATATTTAAgcaaagtattttttttttctacataaaaatatttaagcacataaacttaaatttatcaTTAGAATATTTGTCACTCTTAAAgactttgaaaaaataaatttagcaaatCTAAGTACTCGAACGGATAATTTAACATAAGGAAGtcattagttttgaatttttggagcAGTCAGCTTTCATTTTTGGGCATCCGAAGGTAGGTAGGAGTTGGTGGAATGGGTTTGGTTGTCGAGATTTACAAGtaaatcacaccaaatattataaaattttagcttttttttattataatcattaaattttaattttttataatgtgaTCATAagtgtttagaattttttataatatgatcacatttaattttttttcaaaattagtaGCGTAATGGTAATGTAATAAATCATAAAACTTACTTGTTAATTATGCAATAGCTTTTAATGAGATGCTGCCTCATATTAGtctaattctttttctttctctatttttgtcTTCTTATTCTCTATTGTAACACTTTAATCGTTGTTTGTCGCCACCATTATCAATACTTCTGATTGTCGTTCATCACCATTACAGTCATTGCCGCCATTTACGTCAAGATCGTCGTTCACCATTTTATAACGTGGCTTGTTtacttaatttttctaaaacttttcataattttaaatattttattctcaaCGCTTCTAATCACAGCCCGCTTCTACTCACCATTCGTCCTAGCAAGATTGCCATTGGTATGGGTATGCGTTGGTTTTTAATTTCCAGTCATTTTGGGTCTAATTAATGATAACAATGTACTTCAATTTGCTACATGAACTGCTATTTGCAGGATGTGATCGATGCAAATACCTCAATGGTGGAATGGGGTATGGTAGAACTAATTAGGAATGAAGAAGCCATGAGCAAGCTCCGTGATGAACTTGACCTCCAAATCCCAAACTGGTGAAACCATAAGAGAATCTCACCTCCACAACCTCTCCTACCTCCAAGCATGTGTCAAAGAGACCTTGATGAGATTGCACCCGGCAGCGTCACTTCCCCTTCCCCATCGTGCCACCCAAAACTGTAAGGTGATACCGTGATGGGCTACACCATCCCCAAGGGCACCCAAGTTCATGTCAACGTATGGGCCGCCATTGGAAGAGACCCCCAGCATTTGGGAGGATCCTTTAGTGTTCAAGCTCGAGAAATTCCTGGATAACAATCATTCTAGTTTGGATTTCAAAGGGAACCACTTCGAATCGTTGCCTTTTGGTGGTGGAAGAAGGATTTGTCCCGGGTTGCCTATGGCTGTTAGGCATGTCCACCTAACTTTGGCTAGCTTGGCGTACCATTTTGAGTGGTCTCTCCCTCGCAAGAAGTCTCCTCAGGAACTGGACCTGAGTAAGAAATTTGGGTTAACTTTGGACAGAGAGCAACCTCTCATGCTCATTCCGAAACAAAGAAGGTAATCATTCATGCCTTTATCATCAATTAGACATGCAATGGTTGGTTGTGAAATTCAACAACTTGGCCAGCTACCGGATTTAGTACGATGTTGTAGGCCTTTTCCTATTTCAGATTACTCTATCTGGCAGTTTATATATGTTGGTAATATACATCGATTGTATCggccaaaaataataaaaccaaaaaataatcCATCCAATTCAATTGTGCACCTCCTCATCTCATATATATTCTTCTGCACTGTATGGTTCTAacttaaaattctattttttgtaGAACCATCTCAATTTAAGTTATGTGACTGTATGTAGCATTCATCTCTGATATTTCAATCACGTTACGTGTGGTGGTTGCACCACCTCTTCAAATCCTAACGTGTTTGATTTGGCTACCCTATTATAGGGCCGGATTTGTTTGggcattttaaaattttaactatatATAGTTATCAAAGCAGTAAGATGGAAAGTGATAACAAAAATGTTTGATAAAATCAATTCAGGAAGGTGAGTACTATAATTTCTAAGATATAGAGAAATATAcaactgattagtggttaattttgtaaaaattatgttataattacacctttcttttgatcttaaaaatggcttaaattagatattaatatatattttatggttatatgcaagtttaaattgaaagatgaatgaaatgaagttctaaagtaaataataataatatataaaattatataatatatatatatcattatatgcatgtatgtaatatatatataatatataatttattaataacattaaattatttttttttaggcatgaagaattcaagccaagtccatgaagaaatcaaacccatgaagaaatcaagcccatgaaaaattaaagttcatgaagaattcaagcccatgaagaattaaggcccaatttgagcaactcatggaagatattatttggagaaggcccaaggattatttttaatcctaatgaagattaaaaaaccaatttatagaaatctattttttttttttttgtatgtgagagctttattaggtgtgttttttagctaaaatccatttaactattagatgggtattatagctaaaatccatttaactttataagTGCTTTATTAgatatgtattttagctaaaatccatttaatattatgtgtgtattatagctaaaatccatttaactttaagtgtgtgagtgtccattagatataattatgtctaattgaataattgaaattgtgtggtttgtattgcatcttgtggcctataaatagttcacttaattgcatttgtaagtgtgattattattcttgaattaaagtttagttgtttccttataattctctctttgagaattgttcttgttctttccctttttctttagtattctctcttgtgatcttacttccttcctttttttttttaaattcttatgtcatttattattactttattattcaccgcctaaatggccgattagtttatgcctttaaatttctgcaattttaattcttgtcatttaattattcaccgcctaaatggccggttagtttctactattttaattcttgtcatttaaattctgttatttaaattacgtcgtttaaattcatgtcaattaacttttaaatggaaatgagtagataaatctaatcttgggttaaggcaaggacagtgtccaacgccaatgattcccaaagaaagctgcgttttaaataagtaacattaatttaaatttcagtatgagtgtatcttaattattgagaaatcactaggtttggattggagcgtaagcttaacttagagctttcatgtcacgcatgagagttactagaactggaaacgttATCATACCCAAagccggatgattaatttagttgtcttgtatattaattgtaattggatttatggtagttgcttaaattagaatctcacatatcatgtatggggattgcttaaactagaactatcataatctctaattgcatttaataacaaaccctcatatctgaaattaaattaatgttactaaccttatctgttaaaatttgggaatcaacgggttggcactgaaattgtcttaactcaagtactatccaattttatattctcactttaaatatttatttcaattactgccttaatttatttcctagtatctgttgtttaaaaaaccataaaaaaactttgttgccaatttgtccaaatgcgtgtgtgcttgtgtgtgacattctttttattttaccataaataaatctctcagtggacgacctggagtcattcagaaaatataaatttaaatttggactacaactgcactcgtacactgacgaatataaacctctcacctaaatcaagaaaaaaatataaaatttttattatattttattttatattttaattacaaggTGAGAGTGTAGTCAACAACTTGCACTAGTACGTAAATTTAACCTTTTAAGGATACaagatgtaattaaaaattgttgGACACATAGATTGAAGATATTTTAAATCAACAGATAATATTAGAAGAACAACTTGAAATGTATGTTATTAATCATCAATTGTTCTAATTAAGTGGAGACAGAGAGAAtattaaattacacattttttcaacagagaaaataatagaaaacaaaaaattaccaaaaatagaACGATTGGGTGTAAGACGAAATTTAGCctataaaaatcaaaagagggGTAGAAAAAGACAAAGTtggaatatttatttaattgggaccGAACatctgaaaaattgaaaatcaaaatataccAATTAAAAAAGATGTGACTTCAATTGGAAGGCCTACATAATGGAATAATTTGTCTCAATTGGGTCCTCTCTTACGTACCTAACCCCGGGCTGATGATTGTGTCTCAATTTCAGCTTTGATTTTCTTCCTCTCATTAATATCCATTGCTTCAAGGACTCGTTCTCCATGCTACGCCCacttcataaaatttttatttacgttGCATTAGTTGCTGTCTTTTGTTTTGTTGGGATAATCATTGCATTAATTACAGTTGGAAAAATTTTGCAAGTATTTTCCCTCTCTTTGTTAATCAAGAAGATATTTAAACAACTAAGTCATACAAATTAAGAAGAAATGTTTAAGTGGAAATCAACAATATTAAGTTTACAATAAAACATCTCTTAAATTTCTAAAGCGTACGTCTCACACGTCTAAATTAAACATTAAGAAGATAATATTTAGTAGTATCATCACCAACATGAAATATTGCAGAAGAtaacaataattgaaatgaaaaattgacaATCCAaacaggtatatatatatatatatatcagcttCCATTACCTACCTAGCTAGAACAATATACTAAACATTAATTTTCACCAATTATGCGTTTCCACGTACATTAATCATCACCATCTTCGTTTTGGAATTAGCATGAGAGGCTGTTCTCTCTCCATATTGACCCCATATTTCTGAGTCATGTTTACCTGTTGAGCAGCCATGTCGCGAGGGAGAGACTACTCAAAATGGTAAACTAAGATGGCCAAAGTCAGGTGAATTAGTTGCCTGGCAGCCAGATGCAGGCCAGAACAAATCCTTCTTCCACCACCGAAAGGCAACAACTCGACTCGAAGTCATTCCCCTTGAAATTAATCCAAAGCGGATGAGTTGGTATATTCAGACCTCTCTGGATTGAACAAGAGAGGATCCTCCCAAATGTTGGGGTCTCTTCCAACGGCCCAAACGTTGACAAGAACTTGGCTGTCCTTGGGGATCGCGTAGCCCATCACCTCGCAGTTTTGTGTGTGGCAAGGCGAGGGAGAAGAAGTGGCGCTGGAGGGTGCAATCTTAGGGTCTCTTTGACACATGCATGGAGGTAAGAGAGGTTGTGGAGATGAGACTCTCTTAGGGCGTCACCAGACACCAGCTGCCCGCTGGGATTCGGCAATCAAGTTCTTCATGGAGTCTTATGCATGGATGGCTTCTTCATTCCTAATTAGTTCTGCCATGCACCCCTTTTCCTTCCATGGACTGCCTTACTGTCTACTTGACCAATATTTAACATCCTGACCTAACAAATCAAAGACTTAAGTACGATTAATCAACTGAGGCAATCCAGGTTTCAACTCACATGAGACCATTGCCTTGGAATGTTTTATCTTGTGAAGATGCTTTCAGGTTGAAACTTTTgtatataattaagaaaaaaggTTCATTTCAATTGACTCACAGTGTTGGGAACAGAAGCAACCAATCCTTACCAATCTTTGTCTTCATCGTCATCGAGCGCATCCGTCTCCCACGCGGCCCTTCTCCATGGCCCCATCATTGGAAACCTGCTCCAGATGGGACCCAAGAAAAGAGGGTGGTGATTCCAAGAAACCTGCAGATTTTCTCGATGCTTTGCTCGACGATCCATTTACGGATGATCAGATCAATTGCTTGTTCTTGGTACGCACAGTACCAACACACTCTTTCCCTCTCTTACTCTTTGGTTATCTCTTTCTCTAGCTATAGAACTGTTCATGACAGGAACTGATACAAGTACCTCAATCGAATGGGCCATGGCGGAACTGATGAAGAACCCAAAAGTCACAAGCTTCGTGAAGAGCTTCATCAACAAATCCTAGCCGGTGAATCTTTAAAAAAGTCTCATCTCCACAACCTCCCTTATCTCCATGCACGTGTGAAAGAAACTCTTAGACTACACCCTCCACTgccgcttcttcttcctcacctcGCCCTTGAGAGCTGTGAGGTGAGAGCTACACCATCCCCAAGAACAGCCAAGTTCTCGTCAACGTATAGGCTATTGGAAGAGACCCCAACATCTGGTAGGATCCAGGGGCGATCTTGCTAAGGTGCAGCCAGCAGTGACCAGAAGCATTGATGGCAGCGGCGGCGGCTGCAACGGCAGTCAACGGCATGGAGGCGTTGATGATGATGGCAGCGACCATGTCGGAGGTGAACAGCGATGGAGAAGTCGATAGCGGCTGAAACAGTGGCGAACGACGATTAGAAATGGGGAGAAGCAGAGCGCCGGCTGGTGAGACATATGCCTTAGAGATGGCAAATAGGCTGACCCAACCCACCAAGCAAAATATGGGCCATGTCAAGCTAGTGATACGTGGCCTGCAGTCTAACCCACCAAAATAACTCGTGAGCCGACTCATCAATTGATCCGTTAAAATGGCCCAATCCGAcctatcaaaaaataaaaaaaatatttaaaaaattatgttcataaaattaagtttataataaacataattttacgaacataaaaattataagtaaacattatttacttataaatatattttaaaaaataaaaataaatgaccCACAAGTCGATCCAAACAGCCAAGCCAAGGGTCGGCCAGACAAATCCTGGCCCAACTCgccttggcccatttattaagggccagAAGGCTCTGTTAGGCCCCAATTTTCATTGCCCTAGCCTGACCCGCCTCTCTTGCGGGCCAAGCGAGAGGCGGGCCACCTGACTCGGATCTCCCATTTGTAATCTTTAGATGTGCCTATGTTAAATCCttgaatataataaataattattttaattttattattaaaataaaattaataattttttaatttttaatatattattagggAATTAGAGACTAAAATAATAATGGTCTATATCCCCAACACCTTGAGCCAGTTCTGGAAAAGCAATAGACAAAAATGAAAAGACAGAACGAAAAAGAAAGGATTTGTACTAACACATGACAGCATTCTATTAAtagttatttataattaataaaagaattttattatttatcatatcAACGTTACCAACTTggcttgaaaatttttaaatgtgattatgttataatttttttaaaatatttataattatttataaataattaaaattcaataatcacAATAGAAAAGACACTAATATTTTGTGATCTTAGATGTGATTTATTTGAGATTGActctacaaatttttttttatcattaataaatTAACTATAATTAAGCTAGTTTAATGGTATGAATGAGGTGATTTGATTATAATTCACCTCATGTGATGTAATGATTCAATAATGAAGCATAATATAATTTAGTTAACTCATATATTGAGTATATATATTTGGAGTAAAGCATAAATTTAGTTTTGAAATCATATATAATTCCATTAGGATAATTTCACCTACCTCCCCCGTTTACCCTCGTCCCTAACCTACTCAACCATCATTACATTGCCATTTTTGCGTTTTATTCCCTCCCTCCCTCACATACACAATAGTCAATTGGTTTAGCCCGCATGGACAGATTAGTTGGTTGAGAAGAGGGCACAAAGTACTTTTCGTGGTGAATCTTAAACCAAGATCGAGGATCGAGTTTCGCAAGCGGCAGTGTGGGAGTACTTTTCTTCAAAGTGAGGGGAGCTCCTTGTGCGTAGTGAGTCTGGGTCTAGTCACTACGTTCGACTGAATCACCATGATTAATCTTCCTCATATTTTGTCAAGTCGGGTATGAAAGACGTCGATGATaagcgatttcacctttttgATCAATAGTCAATCGGTTTACTTTTGGCCAGAGTTCTTATGTCCCAATCTCCATCCTATTGCGGGCGGCCACCCCTTGCC is from Diospyros lotus cultivar Yz01 chromosome 2, ASM1463336v1, whole genome shotgun sequence and encodes:
- the LOC127795352 gene encoding adenosylhomocysteinase 1-like → MALLVEKTSSGREYKVKDMSQADFGRLEIELAEVEMPGLMACRVEFGPQQPFKGAKITGSLHMTIQTAVLIETLTALGAAVRWCSCNIFSTQDHAAAAIARDSAAVFAWKGETLQEYWWCTERALDWGPGSGPDLIVDDGGDATLLIHEGVKAEEEFEKTGKLPDPNSTNNAELQIVLGLIRDSIKVDRKRYHKMKERLVGVSEETTTGVKRLYQMQANGSLLFPAINVNDSVTKSKFDNLYGCRHSLPDGLMRATDVMIAGKVAVVCGYGDVGKGCAAALKCAGARVIVTEIDPICALQALMEGIPVLTLEDVVSEADIFVTTTGNKDIIMVHHMKQMKNNAIVCNIGHFDNEIDMHGLETYPGVKRITIKPQTDRWVFPETQTGIIVLAEGRLMNLGCATGHPSFVMSCSFTNQVIAQLELWNERASGKYEKKVYVLPKHLDEKVAALHLGKLGAKLTKLTPEQAAYISVPVEGPYKPPRYRY